One Lysobacter enzymogenes DNA segment encodes these proteins:
- a CDS encoding potassium-transporting ATPase subunit F — MPGWLSMLCAISVLVAAAYLLYVVLRPEDF, encoded by the coding sequence ATGCCCGGCTGGCTCTCGATGCTGTGCGCGATCTCGGTCCTGGTGGCCGCCGCGTACCTGCTCTACGTCGTGCTGCGCCCCGAGGATTTCTGA